Proteins from a single region of Acanthochromis polyacanthus isolate Apoly-LR-REF ecotype Palm Island chromosome 11, KAUST_Apoly_ChrSc, whole genome shotgun sequence:
- the stmn1a gene encoding stathmin 1a: MAASEDIQVKELDKRASGQAFEVILGAPAPDAKGEFPLSPPKKKDVSLEEIQRKLDAAEERRKNHEAEVLKHLAEKREHEKEVQQKAVEENNNFSKMAEEKLNQKMEANKENRTAIMAAMNEKFKEKDKKLEEVRKNKETKEPDSEEGTSED; this comes from the exons ATGGCAGCCTCTGAAG ATATCCAGGTCAAGGAGCTTGACAAGCGGGCCTCTGGCCAGGCCTTTGAGGTCATCCTGGGTGCTCCAGCCCCTGATGCCAAGGGTGAGTTCCCCCTTTCGCCTCCCAAAAAGAAGGATGTCTCACTGGAAGAGATTCAGAGGAAGCTGGATGCTGCGGAGGAGAGACGCAAG AACCATGAAGCCGAGGTTCTGAAGCACTTGGCTGAGAAGCGTGAGCATGAAAAGGAAGTGCAACAGAAAGCTGTGGAGGAAAACAACAACTTCAGTAAGATGGCAGAGGAGAAGCTTAATCAGAAGATGGAGGCCAACAAAGAGAACCGCACAGCAATTATGGCAGCAATGAATGAGAAATTCAAGGAGAAG GACAAGAAGCTGGAAGAAGTCCGAAAGAACAAGGAAACCAAAGAGCCCGACTCAGAAGAAGGCACTTCGGAAGACTGA